A part of Thermogemmatispora onikobensis genomic DNA contains:
- a CDS encoding ribose-phosphate diphosphokinase: MNKLSVFTGNANPVLAAAICRHLGIELGKAEVFQFSNENIFVKINENVRGHDVFVIQPFSSPVNRSIMELLIMIDALKRASAQRITAVIPYYAYGRTDKKDQPRVPITARLLADCITVAGAHRVLTMDLHAGQIQGFFNIPVDELTAQTLQARYFRAKGLENFTVVSADEGFAKKARQLADRLNAPLAIVEKRRLGNDGVTEAKNVIGNVEGRHALIVDEEIDTASSITQAVRVVREHGAREVYCCASHGVFSGPAIERLREAEIKEIVVTDTIPLPEEKRLPNMTILSVAELFAGAISRIHENRSVTELFQ; encoded by the coding sequence ATGAACAAGCTCAGTGTTTTCACAGGTAACGCCAATCCCGTGCTGGCTGCTGCCATCTGCCGTCACCTGGGGATCGAGCTGGGAAAGGCCGAGGTCTTCCAATTCAGCAACGAAAACATTTTTGTGAAAATCAACGAAAACGTGCGTGGCCACGACGTTTTCGTCATTCAGCCTTTCAGCTCGCCGGTCAATCGCTCGATCATGGAGTTACTGATCATGATCGATGCTCTCAAGCGGGCCTCGGCGCAGCGCATTACAGCGGTCATTCCCTACTATGCCTATGGTCGCACCGATAAGAAGGATCAGCCGCGGGTCCCTATTACGGCCAGGCTCCTGGCTGATTGCATCACGGTGGCCGGGGCCCATCGCGTCTTGACCATGGATCTGCATGCTGGTCAGATCCAGGGGTTCTTCAATATCCCAGTCGATGAGCTGACGGCCCAGACCCTGCAGGCGCGCTATTTCCGGGCCAAGGGACTGGAGAACTTTACCGTGGTCTCTGCCGATGAAGGGTTCGCCAAGAAGGCCCGCCAACTGGCAGACCGCCTGAATGCGCCGCTGGCCATCGTCGAGAAGCGCCGTTTAGGCAATGACGGGGTGACAGAGGCCAAGAATGTGATCGGCAACGTGGAGGGGCGCCATGCCCTGATCGTCGATGAGGAGATCGATACAGCCAGCTCGATCACGCAGGCGGTGCGCGTCGTGCGTGAGCATGGCGCGCGCGAGGTCTATTGCTGTGCCTCACATGGCGTCTTCTCGGGGCCGGCGATCGAACGGCTGCGTGAGGCCGAGATTAAAGAGATCGTGGTGACGGATACAATCCCTCTGCCGGAGGAGAAACGTTTGCCCAATATGACGATTCTGTCGGTGGCGGAGCTGTTCGCTGGGGCGATCAGTCGTATCCATGAGAATCGCTCGGTGACGGAGCTGTTCCAGTAG